The following are from one region of the Aspergillus luchuensis IFO 4308 DNA, chromosome 4, nearly complete sequence genome:
- a CDS encoding TPR domain protein (COG:S;~EggNog:ENOG410PIP3;~InterPro:IPR011990,IPR019734;~go_function: GO:0005515 - protein binding [Evidence IEA]) → MSAQEPDDYYDFGSFRRPVTTSSPQAQLWFDRGLIWTYAFNHEAAANCFQKAIAHDSTCAMAYWGLAYTLGPNYNKTWQSFDEQELEVAVRRTHEAVAEAQTHATTTQPVEAALIAALQHRYPQNVAPNDFNGWNKEYADAMESVYLRFPNDLDVVALYADALMNLTPWALWDLRTGQPAADAHTLQIKNVLDLALTQDEALRHPGILHLYIHLMEMSSEPEAALRVADHLRGLVPDAGHLNHMPSHLDILCGDYRRAIASNSDAIRADEKFLAREGAVNFYTLYRSHDYHFRVYAAMFAGQSQVALDTVKSLESSIPEQLLRIESPPMADWLEGFVSMKVHVLIRFGRWEDLLALEYPHDTQLYCVTTAMIQYGKGVALAALGRIDEASQQSALFKEAVKRVPYSRMLFTNRCLDILAVADAMLDGELEYRRGNYDVAFTHLRRSITLDDGLPYDEPWGWMQPTRHAYGALLLEQGHVQEAAAVYQADLGFDDTLPRARQHPNNVWALHGYYECLNRLGRTAEAQIVKPFLKQAVATADVPIRSSCYCRQGNAGSCTTQETKPPAARF, encoded by the coding sequence ATGTCGGCCCAGGAACCAGACGATTATTACGACTTCGGTTCCTTCCGCCGACCGGTGACCACCTCCAGCCCTCAGGCTCAACTCTGGTTCGACCGCGGTCTCATCTGGACATATGCCTTCAATCACGAAGCAGCGGCCAACTGTTTCCAAAAAGCCATCGCACATGACTCGACCTGTGCGATGGCATACTGGGGTCTTGCATACACATTGGGTCCTAACTACAACAAAACTTGGCAGTCTTTCGACGAGCAAGAACTCGAGGTCGCCGTGCGGCGTACCCACGAAGCTGTCGCAGAGGCCCAGACGCACGCCACAACCACCCAGCCCGTGGAAGCAGCGCTTATCGCAGCCCTGCAACACCGATACCCTCAGAACGTGGCTCCCAATGACTTTAACGGCTGGAATAAGGAGTACGCTGACGCCATGGAATCTGTTTACTTACGCTTTCCCAATGATTTAGATGTGGTGGCTTTGTATGCGGATGCTCTCATGAATTTAACTCCATGGGCGCTCTGGGACTTACGTACTGGTCAGCCTGCAGCTGACGCGCATACTCTGCAAATCAAGAATGTCTTAGATCTGGCGCTGACCCAGGACGAGGCGCTACGACACCCGGGAATCCTGCATCTATACATTCACTTAATGGAGATGTCCAGTGAGCCGGAAGCAGCACTCAGGGTAGCAGACCATTTGCGGGGGTTAGTACCGGATGCAGGCCATCTTAATCATATGCCATCGCATTTGGACATTCTCTGTGGTGATTATCGACGGGCAATTGCATCGAACTCGGACGCAATTCGAGCAGATGAGAAGTTTCTTGCCCGTGAGGGCGCAGTCAATTTCTATACGCTATATCGATCGCATGATTATCATTTCAGAGTATATGCGGCGATGTTTGCGGGGCAGTCGCAAGTTGCGTTGGACACGGTAAAGAGTCTGGAGTCATCCATTCCAGAGCAGCTCCTGCGTATCGAATCCCCGCCTatggctgactggctggaagGCTTTGTGAGTATGAAGGTGCATGTCCTGATTCGCTTTGGACGTTGGGAggatcttcttgcccttgaaTACCCGCATGACACGCAGCTATATTGTGTCACCACTGCAATGATCCAGTACGGGAAGGGAGTGGCGTTGGCTGCGCTTGGGAGGATAGATGAAGCGAGTCAACAGAGCGCGCTGTTTAAGGAGGCTGTAAAGCGTGTACCCTACAGCCGAATGTTATTCACCAACAGGTGTCTGGACATCTTGGCCGTGGCTGACGCTATGCTGGATGGGGAGCTCGAGTATCGCCGTGGCAACTATGATGTGGCCTTTACCCATCTACGGCGATCTATCACCCTGGATGATGGGCTACCATATGACGAGCCGTGGGGGTGGATGCAACCGACCCGTCATGCGTACGGTGCGCTTCTGCTAGAACAGGGACATGTCCAGGAGGCAGCAGCGGTATACCAGGCTGATCTTGGGTTTGACGACACGCTGCCTCGTGCGAGGCAGCACCCGAACAATGTATGGGCGCTGCATGGATACTACGAATGCCTGAACAGGCTGGGGCGAACGGCTGAAGCTCAAATCGTGAAGCCTTTCTTGAAACAGGCAGTTGCAACGGCCGATGTTCCAATCAGGTCGTCGTGCTATTGTCGTCAGGGAAATGCGGGATCATGTACCACGCAAGAAACTAAACCGCCGGCCGCTCGGTTCTAA
- the TRK1_1 gene encoding potassium ion transporter (COG:P;~EggNog:ENOG410PFCK;~InterPro:IPR003445,IPR015958,IPR004773;~PFAM:PF02386;~TransMembrane:8 (i32-53o87-112i419-443o488-514i550-572o617-634i674-692o704-726i);~go_component: GO:0005887 - integral component of plasma membrane [Evidence IEA];~go_component: GO:0016021 - integral component of membrane [Evidence IEA];~go_function: GO:0008324 - cation transmembrane transporter activity [Evidence IEA];~go_function: GO:0015079 - potassium ion transmembrane transporter activity [Evidence IEA];~go_process: GO:0006812 - cation transport [Evidence IEA];~go_process: GO:0030007 - cellular potassium ion homeostasis [Evidence IEA];~go_process: GO:0055085 - transmembrane transport [Evidence IEA];~go_process: GO:0071805 - potassium ion transmembrane transport [Evidence IEA]) — MFSAVLRRATSVTSRFTSRIPWLKNLRMNFVLIHYVYIIATALLSSVIIYPGANLDYTDALFLSAGAATQSGLNTVDLNTLHTYQQVVLYVVSMLTTPIFIHTVLVFVRLYWFEKRFQHVVSDARALRHTRSRLRTISEDKDGQSSSREEAGVAGRSIVVLRDTLGQPGSRQQVKEKSGEDSPPASPTARDPPEKLGEDANNALNQKLAIGLGNSLGNLRVPAQLSPEHHIAFLENQRRNKGALRIPSPREYDNGGAPQVLEEEEEETNRPVRTSSNSSSSERSPCDMSKEDENGKDEDDEDEDQDEDRPRRLDGPHITINEPDMIRTRTRNSTFPRLDTRPTFRETKNDSDASQLGRLTSRRPTLHNLFRTLTQERERSTQPYLSWNATVGRNSNFVDLTEEQRDELGGIEYRALKTLAVVLISYYAFFHILGILCLVPWIMTTHWGKVVEEIGQGRPWWAIFMAQSAFNDVGFTLTPDSLSSFQKAIFPLLLMTFLIIIGNTGFPCMLRLIIWALSKVTRAETPLWEELRFLLDHPRRCFTLLFPRNATWWLFAILVALNGIDLIFFIILDLNDSVVTSLPTGIRIVDGLFQAACTRTAGLAVISVSDLHPAVQVSYLIMMYISVFPIAISLRRTNVYEEKSLGIYASTEDDESDENQTPPSYIGAHLRKQLSFDLWYVFLGLFIITIVEGKRLQQQDEYSFQVWSVLFEVVSAYGTVGLSLGYPGVNASFSSQFQVLSKLVIIAMQIRGRHRGLPYALDRAILLPSESLNQNEIADAERRMRRRTSSLSQMSMDRQQSQGRPEHGASTSLDPKDRASQTWNHGDIIRRQSTMRSQRSQR; from the coding sequence ATGTTTTCCGCCGTGCTGCGGCGGGCGACCTCGGTCACTTCACGCTTCACCTCCCGCATTCCATGGCTAAAGAATCTGCGCATGAATTTTGTTCTCATCCACTATGTCTATATTATCGCCACCGCTTTGCTTTCCTCAGTCATCATCTATCCAGGGGCTAATCTAGATTACACCGATGCCCTCTTCCTATCGGCCGGCGCCGCCACCCAGAGCGGTCTCAACACCGTCGACCTCAATACCTTGCATACCTACCAGCAGGTCGTTTTGTATGTGGTCTCCATGCTGACCACTCCCATCTTCATTCACACTGTGCTGGTCTTTGTGCGTCTCTATTGGTTCGAAAAGCGATTTCAGCATGTCGTTAGCGATGCGCGCGCCCTTCGCCATACTCGCTCGCGCCTCCGTACCATAAGCGAAGATAAGGATGGTCAGTCTTCTTCCCGGGAAGAAGCTGGGGTCGCTGGTCGGTCTATCGTTGTCTTGCGCGACACACTAGGTCAGCCGGGGAGCCGACAGCAGGTCAAGGAGAAATCCGGCGAGGACTCGCCCCCCGCGTCTCCCACCGCGCGGGATCCACCCGAAAAATTGGGCGAAGATGCTAACAATGCCCTCAATCAAAAGTTAGCAATTGGACTGGGAAATAGTTTAGGAAACCTTCGTGTGCCGGCTCAGCTGAGCCCAGAACATCACATTGCATTCCTGGAGAATCAACGGAGGAACAAAGGTGCGCTGCGGATACCTAGCCCTCGGGAGTATGACAACGGTGGCGCACCACAggtgttggaggaggaagaggaggagacaAATCGACCTGTTCGCACGTCTAGCAACTCCTCGAGTTCCGAGCGCAGCCCATGTGATATGAgcaaagaagatgagaatggcaaggatgaagacgacgaggacgaggatcaGGACGAGGATAGGCCGCGCAGACTCGACGGGCCCCATATCACGATTAACGAGCCAGATATGATTCGGACGAGGACGCGGAACTCTACTTTCCCCCGATTAGATACACGTCCCACTTTCCGTGAAACAAAGAATGATAGCGATGCCTCGCAACTGGGTCGCTTGACATCGCGGCGACCAACCTTACACAATCTTTTCCGCACTCTTACGCAGGAACGTGAACGGTCAACACAGCCGTATCTCAGCTGGAATGCCACGGTCGGTCGGAACTCCAATTTCGTCGACCTGACCGAGGAACAACGTGACGAGCTCGGCGGGATCGAGTATCGGGCATTGAAGACTCTGGCAGTAGTATTAATCTCCTACTATGCCTTCTTCCACATTCTCGGCATCCTGTGCCTCGTACCCTGGATTATGACCACACACTGGGGcaaggtggtggaggaaatcGGACAGGGTCGCCCTTGGTGGGCCATTTTCATGGCTCAGTCGGCTTTCAACGATGTCGGCTTCACTCTCACGCCCGACTCACTATCATCATTCCAGAAAGCAATATTCCCGCTCCTGCTTATGACGTTTTTGATCATTATCGGGAATACAGGGTTCCCTTGCATGCTGCGCCTGATTATTTGGGCTCTGTCCAAAGTGACTCGTGCCGAAACCCCGCTATGGGAGGAACTCCGCTTTCTGCTGGATCATCCACGCCGATGCTTCACTCTACTCTTTCCGAGGAATGCCACGTGGTGGCTCTTTGCGATTCTGGTGGCCTTGAATGGCATCGACTTGatctttttcattattttGGACTTGAATGATTCGGTCGTCACATCCCTGCCCACTGGTATCCGTATCGTGGACGGTCTGTTCCAGGCCGCCTGTACTCGAACCGCCGGATTGGCTGTTATCTCTGTATCAGACCTACACCCGGCTGTGCAGGTGTCCTACTTGATCATGATGTACATATCCGTGTTCCCCATCGCCATTTCCCTACGACGCACCAACGTATACGAGGAAAAGAGTCTAGGCATCTACGCTTCtaccgaggatgatgagtcGGATGAAAACCAGACACCGCCCAGCTATATTGGAGCGCATTTGCGCAAACAGCTCAGTTTCGATCTGTGGTATGTGTTCCTGGGCCtgttcatcatcactatTGTGGAAGGCAAGCGCCTCCAGCAGCAAGATGAATATTCCTTCCAAGTGTGGTCCGTGCTGTTTGAAGTTGTCTCAGCATATGGCACCGTTGGTCTTTCGCTCGGGTATCCCGGAGTCAAtgcatccttctccagccaGTTTCAGGTTCTTTCCAAGCTGGTCATAATTGCGATGCAAATCCGAGGTCGTCATCGTGGCCTGCCCTATGCCTTGGACCGCGCGATTCTTCTCCCTTCGGAATCCTTGAATCAGAATGAGATCGCAGACGCAGAACGGCGCATGCGCCGTCGCACCTCTAGTCTTAGTCAGATGTCCATGGACCGCCAGCAATCCCAGGGTCGACCGGAGCACGGGGCTTCTACCAGTCTCGATCCGAAGGACCGCGCAAGCCAGACATGGAACCATGGCGACATCATCCGTCGCCAGTCGACCATGCGGTCACAGCGCTCGCAGCGCTGA